One genomic segment of Aquipluma nitroreducens includes these proteins:
- a CDS encoding redoxin domain-containing protein: MKRLVLTIVSIAFLMGTICAQSVKIPLIGSKAPSFTAETTNGTLTFPDDYGKKWKILFSHPQDFTPVCSSELSELAYIQKDFEKLNTKIAIISADNVIEHRRWKTWLEGLDYKGRGSQKIEFPLIDDHSHSVSIQYGMIHELASTNKDIRGVFIIDPNNVVRSINFYPMQVGRNMQEIERILVALQTADREMVCTPANWKNGDDVIVPHYPYTDDELAANPELKDSYYNLGGYMWFKKENKSLVMNDNSK; this comes from the coding sequence ATGAAAAGATTAGTATTAACAATCGTGTCGATAGCATTTTTAATGGGAACCATTTGCGCGCAGAGTGTAAAAATTCCATTAATAGGCTCCAAAGCTCCATCTTTTACTGCAGAAACAACCAACGGAACTCTAACCTTTCCGGACGATTACGGAAAAAAATGGAAAATTCTGTTTAGTCACCCTCAGGATTTTACTCCGGTGTGCTCTTCAGAACTTTCAGAACTAGCCTACATTCAGAAAGACTTTGAAAAATTAAACACTAAAATAGCCATTATTTCAGCCGACAATGTAATTGAACACCGGCGATGGAAAACATGGCTAGAAGGTTTGGATTATAAAGGTCGTGGATCTCAAAAAATTGAATTTCCGCTAATTGACGATCATTCACATTCAGTATCAATACAATATGGAATGATACATGAACTTGCAAGTACAAACAAAGATATCAGGGGCGTTTTTATCATCGATCCGAATAATGTAGTTAGATCCATAAACTTCTATCCGATGCAGGTTGGTCGCAATATGCAGGAAATAGAACGAATTTTAGTTGCACTACAAACAGCAGATCGTGAAATGGTTTGTACTCCTGCAAACTGGAAAAATGGTGATGATGTTATTGTTCCTCACTATCCATATACCGATGATGAATTGGCTGCGAATCCTGAACTTAAAGATAGCTATTATAACTTAGGTGGCTATATGTGGTTCAAAAAGGAAAACAAATCATTAGTAATGAATGATAATTCAAAATAA
- a CDS encoding membrane dipeptidase — translation MKYFADIHCHPTLKPYGHSFPKKENSKNLKSKSSVWYYDPPNLFEKMIDLLGGIVKYRQSNFSAMGYGNAGIVFASLYPMERSFFDNKLGTGEFNDLLLNFVTSVGRERIDFVQSVTDYFPDLENEYAFLKQMSGKQVSLADRASYHYSLARNSSDVASILDSDATEDRKSNSIAVILTIEGAHSFGTGIHPKQNPANRNYVLGNVEKVKNWEHRPIFITLAHHFFNELCGHAESLTGIVKSAVDQSYMMNTGFTPLGLEVVDKMLDNSENKRILIDIKHMSRTSRLEYFNLLDTKYAGQDIPVVVSHGAVIGNDQDKHLFMNADINLYDDEIVRVAQTNGLFGLQLDERRIAAHGDFELKKTHGIERRKVLFHSSFLVWRQIQHIAELLDSQGLFAWGIQTIGSDYDGMIDPINGFWTAENLPTLEDYLLMQAHTYMKTNSGKLGNSFNRIDPEEIVNRVMGDNAFNFVMKYY, via the coding sequence ATGAAATACTTTGCCGACATCCATTGCCATCCAACGTTGAAACCCTACGGGCACAGCTTCCCCAAAAAGGAAAACAGTAAAAACCTGAAGTCAAAAAGCTCAGTCTGGTATTATGATCCGCCCAACCTGTTCGAAAAAATGATCGATCTTTTGGGCGGAATTGTGAAATACCGTCAAAGCAATTTTTCGGCTATGGGATATGGAAATGCAGGAATTGTTTTTGCTTCATTGTATCCGATGGAACGCAGTTTCTTCGACAACAAACTCGGAACCGGCGAATTCAACGACCTGCTGCTCAACTTTGTCACTTCGGTTGGCCGCGAACGGATTGATTTTGTACAATCAGTAACCGATTATTTTCCTGACCTCGAAAACGAATATGCTTTCCTGAAGCAAATGAGCGGGAAGCAGGTCTCCTTAGCAGATCGTGCAAGTTATCACTATTCTTTGGCTCGAAACTCTTCTGATGTCGCAAGCATCCTCGATTCAGACGCTACCGAAGATCGGAAATCGAATTCAATAGCCGTGATCCTTACCATTGAAGGAGCCCATTCTTTTGGAACCGGAATTCACCCAAAGCAGAACCCAGCTAACCGAAATTATGTGCTTGGCAATGTTGAAAAGGTGAAGAACTGGGAGCACCGGCCGATTTTTATTACGCTTGCCCATCATTTCTTTAACGAATTGTGTGGCCATGCCGAAAGTCTTACTGGGATAGTTAAGTCAGCAGTCGACCAAAGTTATATGATGAACACCGGATTTACTCCGCTCGGACTGGAAGTGGTTGACAAAATGCTGGATAACTCTGAAAACAAGAGAATATTAATCGACATCAAACACATGAGCCGGACTTCGCGACTCGAATATTTTAACCTGCTTGATACCAAATACGCAGGTCAGGACATACCGGTAGTGGTGAGTCATGGTGCAGTTATCGGCAATGATCAGGACAAGCATTTGTTTATGAATGCCGACATTAATCTGTATGACGATGAAATCGTCAGGGTTGCACAAACAAACGGGCTGTTTGGTTTGCAGCTCGATGAACGCCGTATTGCGGCACACGGCGATTTTGAATTGAAGAAAACACATGGGATTGAACGTCGGAAAGTGCTATTTCATTCGAGCTTCCTGGTTTGGCGTCAAATCCAACATATTGCTGAACTGCTTGATTCGCAAGGGCTTTTTGCCTGGGGAATACAAACCATTGGCAGCGACTACGACGGCATGATTGACCCGATCAACGGATTCTGGACTGCCGAGAACCTGCCCACTCTAGAAGATTATTTACTGATGCAAGCACATACTTACATGAAAACAAATTCAGGAAAGCTCGGAAATTCTTTCAACCGCATTGATCCGGAAGAGATTGTGAACCGTGTAATGGGCGATAATGCCTTCAATTTTGTGATGAAGTACTACTAG
- a CDS encoding LuxR C-terminal-related transcriptional regulator: MKNEPKSNVDTSDNNLSSLNTANRNNNPDEVMIIGSAVYGPFPSDFFSSCLIDYSGKQFSCTHDHCKEQRNCFRNNLLKDRLDFHELNCHPEDRKIWCESAYPDILRFIDSESFVETPDYRFIFNHRYIRKDGSISQFMHEGSLTFDDAKRLPMLNLNVFFEIADIKSDETMILTLFRYNSDQGYQKVFTKVYVKKYNSILSQRELEIIKLCHEGLSSKMIADKLKLSIHTVKNHKRNCMEKTLTHNITELIHLCIQNHWL; the protein is encoded by the coding sequence ATGAAGAATGAACCCAAATCAAATGTAGATACTTCAGATAATAATTTATCCTCCCTTAATACAGCAAATCGGAACAATAATCCTGATGAGGTCATGATAATTGGCAGTGCGGTGTATGGACCTTTCCCTTCCGATTTTTTTAGTTCCTGTCTCATTGATTATTCAGGCAAGCAATTTTCCTGTACTCACGATCATTGTAAAGAGCAACGCAATTGTTTTAGAAATAACCTTTTAAAAGATAGGCTCGATTTTCATGAACTTAATTGTCATCCTGAAGATCGTAAAATTTGGTGTGAATCAGCTTATCCGGATATCCTGCGATTTATCGATTCTGAATCTTTTGTAGAAACTCCCGATTACAGGTTTATATTCAATCACCGATATATCCGGAAAGATGGAAGTATTTCGCAGTTTATGCACGAGGGATCATTAACATTTGACGACGCGAAACGGTTACCCATGCTAAATCTCAATGTTTTTTTCGAGATAGCTGATATTAAATCGGACGAAACCATGATTTTGACTTTATTCCGCTATAATTCAGATCAGGGATATCAAAAAGTTTTTACAAAGGTTTATGTAAAAAAATATAATTCAATTTTATCGCAACGGGAATTAGAAATAATCAAGCTTTGCCACGAAGGACTAAGCAGCAAAATGATAGCAGACAAGCTTAAATTAAGTATTCATACCGTGAAAAACCACAAGCGCAATTGCATGGAAAAAACGCTAACTCACAATATCACAGAATTGATCCATCTTTGTATTCAAAATCACTGGTTGTAA
- a CDS encoding ferredoxin--NADP reductase — translation MQKAATKNQQFELEEVTITGNEEISPGVHLISWMRICDFSPGQVVKIAADPMIAPRIYSICSGNDEPEIRVLFNVKEDGLLTPWLAGVIPGMKIWVSKPYGSFKDDKKPAWWIATGTGIAPFYSMFRSGIADNKILIHGVRKLDQFYFEDELEWAMGDRYVRCCSQEQSCNVFPGRVNKYLEEIKELPTDINYYLCGKAIMVVEVRDLLISRGIPYENILAEIYF, via the coding sequence ATGCAAAAGGCAGCAACTAAAAATCAGCAGTTTGAACTTGAAGAAGTTACTATTACGGGAAACGAGGAAATTTCACCGGGAGTTCATCTCATTTCGTGGATGCGAATCTGCGATTTCAGTCCCGGACAAGTCGTAAAAATTGCAGCAGATCCTATGATCGCACCCCGAATTTACAGTATTTGCAGCGGAAACGATGAACCTGAAATTCGAGTTCTTTTTAATGTGAAGGAAGATGGATTGCTGACCCCATGGCTGGCTGGCGTAATTCCGGGCATGAAAATTTGGGTATCGAAACCTTATGGTAGTTTTAAAGACGATAAAAAACCTGCGTGGTGGATAGCCACCGGAACTGGCATAGCGCCATTCTACAGCATGTTTCGATCCGGAATAGCTGATAATAAAATATTGATTCATGGAGTTCGAAAACTGGATCAGTTTTATTTTGAAGATGAACTGGAATGGGCCATGGGCGACCGGTATGTTCGTTGCTGTTCGCAGGAACAATCTTGCAACGTTTTTCCGGGTCGCGTCAACAAATATCTGGAAGAAATAAAAGAACTACCGACTGACATTAACTATTATCTTTGTGGCAAGGCTATCATGGTTGTCGAAGTTCGCGATTTGCTGATTTCAAGGGGAATTCCGTACGAAAACATTTTGGCCGAAATTTATTTTTAA
- the rlmN gene encoding 23S rRNA (adenine(2503)-C(2))-methyltransferase RlmN → MKDSLFGKTLNELTSLAIELGLPRFTGKQMAEWLYQKEISSIEEMTNLSKKARELLSSKYKFGLVNSTKVQESVDGTKKYLFPTVQGKFIETAMIPDDDRKTVCVSSQVGCKMGCLFCMTGKQGFQGQLTAGEIVNQIRNIPEWHEVTNIVYMGMGEPFDNLEEVLKSLEILTSEWGFAMSPRRITVSTIGIVPGMVTFLNQSEAHLAVSMHTPFDDERQKLMPVQVAYPLAEVIREIKSWDFGRQRRVSFEYIVFKGLNDSPRHVQELCKILNGIKCRINLIRFHPIPGTPLEGTDENTLQKFKEKLNEKGILTTIRASRGQDIYAACGLLSTKEMLG, encoded by the coding sequence ATGAAAGATTCATTATTCGGAAAAACGCTGAACGAACTCACCTCTTTAGCCATAGAACTTGGGTTGCCAAGGTTTACTGGCAAACAAATGGCTGAATGGCTATACCAGAAAGAAATTTCATCAATTGAAGAAATGACGAATCTTTCGAAAAAAGCACGTGAACTACTGAGTAGCAAATACAAATTCGGACTGGTTAACTCCACTAAAGTTCAGGAAAGTGTTGACGGAACGAAAAAGTACTTGTTCCCAACGGTTCAGGGAAAATTCATTGAAACAGCCATGATTCCGGATGATGACCGCAAAACGGTTTGTGTGTCGTCGCAGGTGGGTTGCAAAATGGGCTGTTTGTTCTGCATGACCGGTAAGCAGGGTTTTCAGGGACAATTAACCGCTGGAGAAATTGTGAACCAGATTCGTAACATTCCGGAGTGGCACGAGGTAACCAACATTGTGTACATGGGAATGGGCGAACCTTTCGATAATCTGGAAGAGGTTTTAAAAAGCCTCGAAATCCTAACTTCGGAATGGGGTTTTGCCATGAGCCCGCGCCGGATAACAGTTTCAACCATCGGAATTGTGCCGGGAATGGTAACTTTCCTGAATCAATCGGAAGCACATTTGGCTGTGAGTATGCACACTCCGTTCGACGATGAACGCCAAAAACTGATGCCGGTTCAGGTTGCCTATCCGCTGGCAGAAGTTATCCGCGAAATTAAAAGCTGGGATTTTGGCCGTCAGCGCCGCGTTTCGTTCGAATACATTGTGTTTAAAGGCCTGAACGATTCGCCCCGTCATGTTCAGGAATTGTGCAAAATCCTGAATGGTATTAAATGTCGCATCAACCTGATCAGGTTTCACCCAATTCCAGGAACTCCGCTCGAAGGAACCGACGAAAATACGCTCCAGAAATTTAAAGAAAAACTCAACGAAAAAGGCATTCTCACCACCATCCGCGCCAGTCGTGGCCAGGATATTTATGCGGCCTGCGGATTGCTGAGCACGAAGGAAATGTTGGGGTGA
- the ispE gene encoding 4-(cytidine 5'-diphospho)-2-C-methyl-D-erythritol kinase, which translates to MISFPNAKINIGLYITEKRSDGFHNLETVFFPVGWSDAIEVAESDELRLTTSGIIISGSPESNLVMKAYSLLQKDFDLPVLKIHLHKQIPFGAGLGGGSADGAFMLQMLNKLFNLNLSADKLLDYAAVLGSDCPFFILNKPVFAAGRGEIMNEINLNVKGLYLLLVKPPLEVSTVKAFQNVVPRKPVVSLTELINLPVSNWKNNIINQFESSVFPQYPEIASIKAQLYNLGAVYASMSGSGSCVFGLFSELPAGIEKRFPAPFLTFSQQI; encoded by the coding sequence ATGATTTCATTCCCCAACGCCAAAATAAACATCGGGTTATACATTACCGAAAAACGATCAGATGGTTTTCATAATCTGGAGACCGTATTCTTTCCTGTCGGCTGGAGCGATGCGATTGAGGTAGCCGAATCCGATGAATTGCGGTTAACCACAAGTGGAATCATCATTTCTGGTTCTCCGGAATCGAATTTGGTGATGAAGGCGTATTCGCTTCTTCAAAAAGATTTTGATTTGCCTGTCTTGAAAATCCATTTGCACAAGCAAATCCCATTTGGAGCGGGGCTTGGTGGGGGTTCTGCCGACGGTGCTTTTATGCTCCAGATGCTGAATAAGTTGTTCAATTTGAATCTTTCGGCGGATAAATTGCTTGATTACGCGGCTGTTTTAGGTAGCGATTGTCCGTTTTTTATACTGAATAAACCTGTTTTTGCCGCTGGAAGGGGTGAAATAATGAACGAAATAAACCTGAATGTTAAGGGATTGTATCTTTTGTTAGTTAAACCTCCGCTTGAAGTTTCTACTGTCAAAGCCTTTCAGAATGTAGTCCCCCGAAAGCCAGTAGTTTCGCTTACCGAATTAATTAATCTTCCGGTTTCTAATTGGAAAAACAACATAATCAATCAGTTTGAATCATCTGTGTTTCCGCAGTATCCAGAGATTGCAAGCATCAAAGCTCAACTTTATAATTTGGGTGCAGTTTATGCATCAATGTCGGGCAGTGGCTCATGCGTTTTTGGCCTGTTTTCGGAGCTTCCGGCAGGTATTGAAAAGCGATTTCCCGCACCATTCTTAACATTCAGCCAGCAAATTTAA
- a CDS encoding serine hydrolase domain-containing protein has translation MKKTNTASALLVVLLLFISCGKLSKISKIGLPESDDYKLFAGRTIESGAETFHFYPSNPNLNLGETIEVDSRRIDAGDDKLDSFLKDHKTLSFLIIRNDSLLYQYYDQSKTDTNIVTSFSVAKAFISALIGIAIADGKIPGVSTSIVSYFPELTNQGFEPVTINNLLDHTSGIHYKEIQNHVGGSLEFYWGKDLSKDILNIHPVYTPGEHFEYSNINTQLLAMILQRATGMSVSEYLQEKIWKPIGMEYPASWSLSNDGPEGVEKAFCCLNARTIDFAKFGRLYLNRGNWNGKQIIPESWIAQSLRSSKENGQRLTYHYNWGIGPKKYGSFYAIGLYGQLIYMYPEKNVIIVRFGKADLGYDPPFLFHTFLQICDQL, from the coding sequence ATGAAAAAAACGAATACTGCCAGTGCTCTTTTAGTTGTATTACTATTGTTTATCTCGTGTGGAAAACTTTCGAAAATCAGCAAAATTGGTTTGCCCGAATCTGATGATTATAAACTCTTTGCTGGCAGAACGATCGAATCTGGAGCCGAAACATTTCATTTTTACCCGTCGAACCCAAACCTGAATTTAGGTGAAACAATCGAAGTTGACAGTCGCAGAATTGATGCCGGGGACGATAAACTCGATTCATTTTTGAAAGATCACAAAACCCTGTCTTTCTTAATCATTCGGAATGATTCACTTTTATATCAGTATTACGATCAATCAAAAACTGATACAAATATTGTTACTTCGTTCTCAGTTGCCAAAGCATTCATTTCAGCGCTAATAGGTATCGCCATCGCAGATGGTAAAATTCCGGGGGTAAGTACCAGTATTGTCAGTTATTTTCCTGAACTCACCAACCAAGGCTTCGAACCAGTCACAATAAATAACCTACTCGACCATACTTCGGGCATCCATTACAAAGAAATACAGAATCACGTTGGCGGAAGCCTCGAATTTTACTGGGGCAAAGATCTTTCAAAAGACATTTTAAATATACATCCTGTTTATACTCCCGGCGAACATTTCGAATACAGCAACATTAACACCCAGTTGCTTGCTATGATTCTGCAAAGAGCCACCGGAATGAGTGTTTCTGAATATCTTCAGGAGAAAATATGGAAACCCATTGGCATGGAATATCCGGCTTCGTGGAGTTTAAGTAACGATGGACCAGAGGGAGTCGAAAAAGCCTTTTGTTGCCTGAACGCCCGAACGATTGATTTTGCCAAATTTGGCCGGTTGTATTTAAATCGTGGAAACTGGAACGGAAAACAAATTATCCCTGAAAGTTGGATTGCGCAAAGTCTTCGTTCGTCGAAAGAAAATGGACAGCGGCTTACTTACCATTACAACTGGGGAATTGGCCCCAAAAAATATGGAAGTTTCTATGCCATTGGATTATACGGACAGTTGATTTACATGTACCCTGAAAAGAATGTGATTATTGTGCGCTTCGGGAAAGCCGATTTGGGTTACGACCCACCTTTTTTGTTCCACACTTTTCTTCAGATTTGCGATCAGCTTTGA
- a CDS encoding low molecular weight protein-tyrosine-phosphatase, translating to MMKQVLFVCLGNICRSPSAEAVFNAMIEKQELQSELKCDSAGTAAYHAGDQADYRMKQFAQKRGYLLTSISRPVDPETDFDRFDYLIGMDSQNVRDLKAVARNENDRKKISLMTDYCSGGKYNSVPDPYYGGAAGFELVLDILEDACNGLIRKLQEGK from the coding sequence ATGATGAAACAGGTACTTTTTGTATGCCTTGGTAATATTTGCCGCAGCCCCAGCGCTGAAGCGGTTTTTAACGCTATGATTGAAAAACAGGAACTCCAATCTGAATTAAAATGTGACTCGGCCGGAACCGCAGCCTATCATGCAGGTGATCAGGCTGATTACCGCATGAAGCAATTTGCCCAAAAAAGAGGATATCTCCTGACTAGTATATCGCGTCCGGTTGATCCGGAGACGGATTTCGACCGTTTCGATTACCTCATTGGGATGGACAGCCAGAACGTACGCGATTTGAAAGCGGTTGCCCGGAACGAAAATGACCGAAAGAAAATCTCACTTATGACTGATTATTGTTCGGGGGGAAAATATAATTCGGTTCCCGATCCATATTATGGCGGCGCTGCCGGTTTTGAACTTGTCCTGGATATTTTGGAAGATGCCTGTAACGGATTGATCAGGAAACTTCAGGAAGGGAAATAG
- a CDS encoding aspartate/glutamate racemase family protein encodes MLKHYKTIGMIGGIAPASTVDYYNRLISRFQERTGQREYPSIIINSINMTHMMELITNENLDELVDYLSEEIFTLEKAGAKVVFMASNTPHLVFEPLAQRVKTKMVSIVDSTIAYAQAKGHNRLGLFGTLSTMEGDFFQDGFEASGMEIITPMSDERKYIHKVYMEELIRGRFLPETKSRLLSIAARMYSEGQIDSLILGGTELPLILKSSDMEDIELLNTTKIHVERILDAAIG; translated from the coding sequence ATGCTCAAACATTATAAAACTATCGGAATGATTGGGGGGATTGCCCCAGCTTCAACAGTTGACTATTACAATCGTCTCATTTCCAGATTTCAGGAACGCACCGGTCAGCGTGAATATCCATCGATTATTATCAACAGTATCAACATGACACACATGATGGAACTGATTACCAACGAAAATTTAGATGAGTTGGTTGATTATTTGTCGGAAGAAATATTCACGTTGGAAAAAGCAGGAGCCAAAGTAGTTTTCATGGCTTCAAACACTCCGCACCTGGTTTTTGAGCCACTTGCACAGCGCGTTAAAACTAAGATGGTTAGCATTGTCGATTCCACCATCGCATACGCGCAAGCCAAAGGACACAACAGACTCGGGCTATTTGGAACACTTTCTACCATGGAAGGAGATTTTTTTCAGGATGGCTTTGAAGCCAGTGGCATGGAAATAATAACTCCGATGTCAGACGAGCGAAAATACATTCATAAAGTTTACATGGAAGAGTTGATCCGGGGTCGGTTTTTACCTGAAACAAAAAGTCGTTTATTATCGATTGCCGCACGCATGTATAGTGAAGGCCAGATTGACAGTTTGATTTTAGGAGGTACTGAATTACCACTTATCCTGAAATCAAGTGACATGGAAGACATTGAGTTGCTAAATACCACTAAAATTCATGTCGAGCGAATTCTTGATGCTGCAATCGGATAA
- a CDS encoding threonine/serine exporter family protein, whose product MILLEILIKSFWAGIAAIGFAILFNVPRRTLFPIWSLGAIGGLIKFTAMNYQVGIVFASFMGTVAIAIIAIRMAHMRNSPPLVFSIPSVIPMVPGAFAYKFMLGMIALTSMENTDAYVQTLIETVNNGAKMMFVLIALGTGVAIPMLLTRKESIKKSDFNKKKKAIG is encoded by the coding sequence ATGATCCTACTCGAAATACTTATAAAAAGCTTCTGGGCAGGCATCGCAGCAATCGGGTTTGCCATCCTGTTTAATGTTCCCCGACGGACGCTATTTCCAATCTGGTCTCTTGGGGCTATAGGCGGATTAATCAAATTTACGGCCATGAACTATCAGGTTGGAATTGTCTTCGCCTCATTTATGGGAACCGTAGCCATAGCGATAATAGCTATTCGGATGGCTCACATGCGAAATAGTCCGCCGCTGGTTTTTTCCATTCCTTCCGTAATTCCAATGGTTCCCGGCGCTTTTGCATATAAATTTATGCTTGGAATGATCGCCCTTACCAGCATGGAAAATACAGATGCCTACGTACAAACGCTGATAGAAACAGTGAATAACGGGGCAAAAATGATGTTTGTACTGATTGCTCTCGGAACCGGCGTGGCTATCCCAATGTTACTAACCCGAAAAGAATCGATTAAAAAATCTGACTTCAACAAGAAGAAAAAAGCGATTGGCTAA
- a CDS encoding threonine/serine exporter family protein gives MTSLKNTTETLKIKTLNEDSQSVGNILLETGAMLMSSGASSNRIRVTLERIANGLGYKTELLITHRALMLTIIEKDQQHFFSRLKRTSPHGVNFRIVSGISHMSWNVLEQNWTITQIADELRRLKSLPHYPRLVILGFVGLAGAAFCRIFGGGYIEMIVAFVATVAGLFVRQEAMRVKFNPYLCVYFAAFTASFIAGLAEHFQIGTQPDKAFATSVLFLVPGVPLINSVTDLLDGNIQNGLIRAINGLMISFSIAMGLFSVRMILHI, from the coding sequence GTGACCTCTTTAAAAAATACAACTGAAACATTGAAAATAAAGACGTTAAACGAAGATTCACAATCGGTTGGCAATATTTTACTCGAGACAGGAGCAATGCTCATGAGCTCGGGAGCAAGCTCAAACCGAATCAGGGTCACCTTGGAACGAATTGCCAATGGGCTTGGCTATAAGACTGAATTGCTGATTACACATCGGGCTTTGATGCTGACAATCATTGAAAAAGATCAACAACATTTCTTCAGCCGACTGAAACGTACTTCTCCGCATGGAGTTAATTTCAGAATTGTCAGCGGAATCAGCCACATGAGCTGGAACGTGTTGGAGCAGAACTGGACGATTACCCAAATCGCAGATGAATTACGCCGGCTAAAATCACTCCCTCATTACCCAAGATTGGTGATTCTCGGATTTGTAGGTTTGGCCGGAGCAGCATTCTGCCGCATATTTGGCGGTGGTTACATTGAAATGATTGTTGCATTTGTAGCTACGGTAGCCGGACTTTTTGTAAGGCAGGAGGCGATGCGTGTAAAATTCAACCCATATTTATGCGTTTATTTTGCTGCATTTACAGCCTCGTTTATCGCCGGATTAGCCGAACATTTTCAAATTGGGACTCAGCCCGATAAGGCGTTTGCCACCTCAGTATTATTCCTGGTTCCCGGGGTTCCGCTTATTAACTCGGTAACTGACCTGTTGGACGGGAACATTCAAAACGGGCTGATACGCGCTATAAACGGACTAATGATTTCTTTCTCGATTGCCATGGGACTATTTTCAGTACGAATGATTTTACACATTTAA
- a CDS encoding C1 family peptidase has translation MCAFRRKLSMGWLPDYPDFRDLTVEHDDVPTRLQGLGQKDSIKKMLSKTVSKKTAPPKKVNLINWFSPIEDQGNLGSCTANAGVGLVEYFERRAFGKHVDASRLFLYKATRNLMKEKGDTGAFLRSAMGALVLFGIPPEEYWPYNVASFDKEPSAFCYAFAQNYRSISYYRLDPPGTPADQLLTRIKTNLVAGLPSMFGFTVYSSISQAGNNDGKIPFPTKGEKIEGGHAIVVAGYDDTMKIKNNINGSTETTGAFLIRNSWGTDWGQDGYGWLPYEYVLQGLAEDWWSLLKNEWVDTGNFKA, from the coding sequence ATGTGCGCATTTAGAAGAAAATTATCAATGGGATGGCTTCCTGATTACCCCGATTTCAGAGATCTCACCGTAGAACATGATGATGTGCCAACCCGGCTTCAAGGGCTTGGACAGAAAGATTCAATTAAGAAAATGCTTTCTAAAACTGTTTCTAAAAAAACAGCGCCACCTAAAAAGGTAAATCTGATCAATTGGTTTTCGCCCATTGAAGATCAGGGTAATCTTGGCTCCTGTACCGCAAATGCAGGAGTTGGGTTAGTCGAATATTTTGAACGGCGTGCCTTTGGAAAACATGTTGATGCTTCAAGATTATTTCTTTACAAAGCCACACGAAACCTGATGAAGGAAAAAGGTGATACCGGAGCTTTTCTGAGGAGTGCAATGGGAGCACTGGTATTGTTTGGCATTCCACCTGAAGAATACTGGCCCTACAATGTGGCAAGTTTCGACAAGGAACCATCAGCATTTTGCTACGCATTTGCTCAAAATTACCGATCAATAAGCTATTACCGGCTCGATCCGCCCGGGACACCTGCAGACCAGTTGTTAACCCGAATCAAAACAAACCTTGTCGCCGGGCTTCCGTCCATGTTTGGTTTTACGGTTTACAGTTCCATCAGTCAGGCTGGCAATAACGACGGTAAAATTCCATTCCCGACCAAAGGCGAAAAAATTGAAGGTGGTCACGCGATTGTTGTTGCCGGATATGATGATACAATGAAAATAAAAAACAACATCAATGGAAGTACCGAAACAACCGGAGCTTTTCTGATTCGCAATTCATGGGGTACCGATTGGGGTCAGGATGGTTATGGCTGGCTTCCCTACGAATATGTACTTCAGGGACTCGCCGAAGATTGGTGGTCACTACTCAAAAACGAATGGGTTGATACAGGTAATTTCAAAGCTTAA